CGCATCGGGTCGGTGGCCCATGCCGCGCTGCACCACGCCGCCTGCCCCGTCGCGGTGGTGCCGCACACCTGAGCTGACCGGCGCGCCGTTGACGGAGGTCACGGGCCCCAGGACGAACTCGCCGAGGCACTGAGGGAGTCGGCAGCGGGCGCACGGCTCGGTGACCGTTTCACCGGAGGATCGTGGAAGACCGGGCCCGTGACGTACTGCTGGACGCGGCGACGAAAGTCGCTCTCCTGGTCTTCGACGCGCGCCGCCGGGGCGGCCATGCTGGCATGCAGCTCGGACCGGTGAACCACGCGGTACCGCACCACGATCCCCGCCCCGTCGCGCTCGTCCCGCACCACTGAGCAGCCGTCACCGGCGCCTGCTCTGCTGTGACCGGCCTCGCGACGCGGTCAGTGCTCGGGCGGCGTCGCCGGGACGGACCGGCGCCGCCGTGATGAACGCGCCGCACGGCCAGGGCCGCAACCGGAGCCGGGTCGGCGGACGCCGCCCGCCACCGATGTAGCCCGTTCGGCTCTGCCGGATGCCGGGTGAGGGACGGAGGGTGGGAAGCACGCACGTACACGCACCGTCGGCCCGAACCCGATCCCGACCCGGAAGGGACTCCCGATGCCCGTCGACACCCAGCAGGCGCCGCCCGCCGAACTCGCGGACGAGGAGCTGGCCGCCCTGGACGCCCACTGGCGCGCGGCGAACTATCTGTCCGTCGGCCAGATCTACCTCATGGCGAACCCCCTGCTGACCGAGCCGCTGCGCCCGGATCACGTCAAGCCGCGGCTGCTCGGCCACTGGGGCACGTCACCGGGCCTGAATCTGGTGCACACTCACCTCAACCGCGTCATCAGGGCCCGCGAACTGCACGCCCTGTGCATCTGGGGGCCCGGCCACGGCGGTCCGGCGGTGCTCGCCAACTCCTGGCTGGAGGGCTCGTACACGCAGACGTATCCCGACATCACCCGGGACGGAGCCGGCATGGCCCGCCTCTTCAAGCAGTTCTCCTTCCCCGGCGGAGTGCCCAGCCACGTCGCGCCCGAGACGCCCGGCTCGATCCACGAGGGCGGCGAACTGGGCTACTCCCTCTCCCACGCCTACGGGGCCGCGCTCGACAACCCGAGCCTGCTGGTCGCCTGCGTGATCGGCGACGGCGAGGCCGAGACGGGCCCACTGGCCGCGTCCTGGCACTCCAACAAATTCCTCGACCCCGTGAACGACGGAGCCGTCCTGCCGATCCTGCACCTGAATGGCTACAAGATCGCGAACCCCACGGTCCTGGCCCGGCTGCCCGAGTCGGAGCTGGACGCACTGCTCCACGGATACGGCCACGATCCGATCCACGTCACCGGGGACGATCCGACCGCCGTCCACCGGGCAATGGCACACGCCATGGACACCGCGCTGGACCGCATCGCCGCCGTCCAGCGCGCCGCCCGCGAACACGGTGCCACCGAGCGCCCTCACTGGCCGGTCATCGTGCTGCGCACGCCGAAGGGCTGGACCGGCCCGGCAGAGGTCGACGGCCTGCCCGTCGAGGGCACCTGGCGCGCCCACCAGGTGCCGCTGGCCGCCGTACGCGACAATCCCGAGCACCTGCGGCAGCTGGAGGAGTGGCTGCGCTCCTACCGGCCCGACGAGCTGTTCGACGAGCACGGCAGCCCCAGGCCCCAGGTCCTGGCCTGCATTCCGGACGGGGCACGCAGGCTCGGCGCCACCGTGCACGCCAACGGCGGCCTGCTGTTGCGCGAACTGCCCCTGCCGCCGCTGGAGAAGCACGCCGTCCCCGTCGACAAACCCGGCGCGACACTGCACGAACCCACCCGCGTCCTCGGCGGGTTGATCGAAGACGTCATGAGGGCCACCGCCGGCCGGCGCGACTTCCGCCTCGTCGGCCCAGACGAGACCGCGTCCAACCGCCTCCAGGCCGTCTACGGCGCCAGCGGCAAAGCCTGGCAGGCCGGCATCCTCGAGGTCGACGAGCACCTCGACCGGCACGGCCGGGTGATGGAGATCCTCTCCGAACACACCTGCCAGGGCTGGCTCGAGGGATACCTCCTCACCGGTCGGCACGGGCTGTTCTCGTGCTACGAGGCGTTCGTTCACATCGTCGACTCGATGGTCAACCAGCACATCAAGTGGCTGCGTGTGACCCGCCGACTGCCCTGGCGGGCCCCCATCGCCTCCCTCAACTACCTGCTCACCTCACACGTGTGGCGGCAGGACCACAACGGCTTCTCCCACCAGGACCCCGGATTCATCGACCACGTCCTGAACAAGAGCCCGGAGGTGGTGCGGGTCTACCTGCCCCCGGACGCCAACACCCTGCTCTCCGTGGCCGGCCACGTCCTGCGCAGCCGCAATTCCGTCAACGTCGTCGTCGCCGGCAAGCAGCTCTGCTTCGACTGGCTGACCATGGAGCAGGCCCGGGTCCATTGCGCCCGCGGCGCCGGGATCTGGGAGTGGGCGGGCACGGAGAACGACTCCCGCGAACCCGACGTGGTGCTCGCCTGCGCGGGCGACGTCCCCACCCAGGAGGTGCTGGCCGCGGCGCAGCTGCTGCGCCGCCACCTGCCCGAGCTGTCCGTACGCGTCGTGAACGTCGTCGACATCGCCCGGCTCATGCCGAGCGAGCAGCACCCCCACGGCATGAGCGACTTCGAGTTCGAGGGACTGTTCACCCGCGACAAGCCGGTGATCTTCGCCTACCACGGCTACCCCTGGCTGATCCACCGCCTGACCTACCGCCGGGCGGGCCACGCGAACCTCCACGTCCGCGGCTACAACGAGTACGGGACCACCACCACACCGTTCGACATGGTGGTCCGCAACGACCTGGACCGCTACCGGCTGGTCACGGACGTCATCGACCGCGTACCCGGACTGGCCGTGCGCGCCGCGGTCCTACGCCAGCGGATGGAGCACACCCTGGTCCGCCACCACGACTGGATCCGCGTCCACGGCACCGACATGCCTGAGGTCGCCGACTGGGCCTGGGACGGGCCGAGGTGATCGTACTACGCGCACTTCGAGGCTGGTACAGGACGTGATCGCCGCGATGACCACGTCGCCGTCAGAAACACCTGCCTCGGTGCGGACTTCGCCGGCGTGCAGCGCCGCGAAGGAGGTGGGCAGTTCGCCGAGAGAGATCCGCTGGTCGGGGCGACCGGGGCCGGCGAGACCTGGGCCGACCTCGCCGAGGTCGAAGTTGGTGGTCCGCCCGAAGGCGGGCTCAGCGCCGCTTCTCATCAGCCGCCGGCGCGACCAGTAGTCCCGTACCTGGGCCGCCTCGGCTTCCGTGCGTCCGGTACGGCGCAGGCGATCAAGGGTTTCCTCATCCACCGGGAAGAACGCGGACATGGCGCCGTACTCGGGAACCATGTTGGCGATGGTGCGGCGGTCGGGCGCGGTGAGCACCTGCGACTTCCGTGCGACGGAACAAACGGAGGAGCGGCGCCCCCGGGTGCTGTTCCGGGATGCGCCGCTGTAAGGGCTGAAGGGTCTGTCCGCGGAAAGAGGATCCGGTCAGCCGGTGAAGCCCTGGTCGCTCAGGGCCTTCTCGATGCGGGCGCGGTGGTTCTCCTCCCAGGCGTCGAGGGACTCCTCAGCCTCCTTGGCGAGCTTCGCCCGAGCGGCCGCGAGGGTCTGTTCCTGGCCGGCGGCCGGGGTGACGACGCTGCCCTCCTCGTCGGCGACCACGATGTCGCCGGGGTGCACCAGCACACCGCCGACGCGGGCCGGCTCACCGAGCGCGCCGACCTTCTTCTTGGTGCCGGGTATCGGGATGACGCCGCGGCGGCAGGACCGAGTGGGCCCCCTTCATGGAAGCCGATCGTCTGTGATGCGGCACCCCCGGGGACCTTCGGCCACGACGATGCCTCGTCGGCCCCTGCGATCTTGCACGTGGTGCGGTGGACTGGACATATGTCGTAGCCGCGATTCCGAGGAGCCTGGTCATGGTTGTACTCGCACGCAAGCAGAAGTTCCCGTTCCCTGACCTACCCGACTGGTTCGAGGCCTTCCCCGCCCGATTCACCATGCCGGCCATGGCGGATCTGTACCCGATGAAGATGGAGGAGTACACCGAGGAAGGCCGGTACGTCGTCCGGGCAGAACTCCCCGGCATCGACGTCAAGGATCTCGACGTCACCGTCGACGACTGCGTCCTCACCATCAAGGCCGAGCGAACCGAGCGCGAGGTGGACAAGCACCGCAGCGAGATCCGCTACGGATCCCTCACCCGCAGTCTCACCCTACCCAAGAACGCGGACGAGAACGACGTCCGAGCCGAGTACGCCGACGGCATGCTGACCGTCAGCGTGGGCCTCGGCGAAGAGAAGCCGGAACCGAAGCACATCGAGATCAAGCACACCACGTGAGTCGCGCTCCTGGACGCCTGGACGACCTGTCACACACTCCGCTCAGGCGCCTCGCGCAGGTGGCTCTCCCGCGGTCATGGCCATGAACGGGATGTCACTCCCCGCGCCGTGGCGCGGTCGTTCGGCCCCACGGGGAGCTCTCAGCCACAGCGTCACCGTCCGTCGGCCGTGACGCCGGCAGGCCGCGCGCATGGCCACCGTAGGAGGTCCGCACGATGACCCGTCATCCGACCATCGGCGTGGACGGCTCACCCGAAAGCCGCTGGGCAGCGGCATGGGCCGCAGACAAGGCCGCGTTGCGCGCCCTGCCGCTGCGCCTCGTCTACGCCGAGGACCGGCCCGTATCCGTCACCATGCCGGTGAGCGGCTTCGAGACGCAGAAACGTGGGTCCGACCGAATGCTCACCGAGGTCACGAACGATCTGCGGGAGCGCCAACCCGGACTCGAAATCAGCACTCCGCAGCTCTCCGCACGGCCCCCAGCGGCCTTGTCCGCCAAGGCAGGCGAAGCGGACCCTGCTGGTGCTCGGCTCGCGCGGGCTCAGCCGCATCACGGGGTTCCTCATCGGCTCGGTCAGCATGGCCACGATCAGTGCCGCCGAGTTCCGGCAGGCACGGCGGCGCACAAGCGAGCTGTGCTGACTCGCCGACCCCCGGAGGAGCATGCGCCGCACGACCGGAAGCACAGAATCGAGGCGCCCGGGGGCGAGGGGTATCGTCAAAGGACCGCACGAGCCAGGCCAGCACAGGGTTGAGCGGGCCAGAGCCAGGCGCCGGTCTTGAAGACGCACAGGCGCCGAGTACGGATGCTCCGGGTGCGGAGCCTCTTCGGCGAATGTCCCAGAGCCGTGGCCGACCTGCGCTACGGAACAAGGCCGCATGGGGCACACTGCCGGGGCTCTCGGCCCAAGTGCGCAGCCTGGGGGTGTGGACACGGTCGGCACCGTGCGGAGCAACTGCGGCGGCCGGAACCTGGGAGGACACCGATGAACAGCACCTTTCTCCACGGACTGCCAACGGAGGGCCAGGACCATCTGATGGCTTGCTCGCACGAGGTCTCGTTCCCCGCAGGCACACGGATCTTCAACGAGGGCGACCCCGCCGACCGGTTCTGGATCATCCGCACCGGCGCCGTCACACTCGACCTCCAGGCACACGGCCGCCGCGCCGCCACGGTGGAGACGCTGGGCCACGGCGATCTGCTCGGCTGGTCCTGGCTGGTCCCCCCGTATGCCTGGCGGCTGGGGGCTGAGGCCTTCAGCCTGGTACGGGCCCACGAGTTCGATGCAAAGGCCGTACGCGGGCTGTGCGAAGTGGATCCCGCATTCGGCCTCGCGCTGACCCGCCGCGTCCTGGAGGTGGTCACACACCGGCTACAGGCCACCCGGATCCGGCTCCTCGATCTCTACGCACCCCATGGCAGCGGAGTGACGCAGGTCTTACAGTGAATCTCCCGGCGTGGACGAGTCGGCAGGGCCCGGAGCCCGGTGCGCCGCGCGTCGTCCGGCCCGGGCGGTCCGATCTCGGCTGCCCGTCGCAAAGCGGAGGAGGTCGGTGCCATGCTGCACCGCCGTACGGTCGGCGACGTGATGACCGCGGAGGTCGTCACCCTCCGCCCCAGCACACCACTCCAGGAGGTCACCGCTTTGCTGGACGTGAACGACATCGTCGCGGCCCCGGTCGTCGACGACCACGGCGCCCCCATCGGCGTCGTGTCCGCGTCCGACGTGCTGCGGCACGAGACCGGCTTGCCCGATCCGCAGGGGCAGGACGGGAACGACGAGCGCGCCTGGGGCAAGGCCCGGGCCCGGACTGCGGGCGCTCTCATGAGCAGCCCCGTCTTCACCGCCCGCGCCGACTGGACGATCCCCTGGGCCGCGCGGGAACTCCGCAGACGGCACGTCAAGCAGCTGCCCGTGGTCGGCGATGACGGGCGCCTCACCGGCATCGTCAGCCGCAGCGACCTGCTCGACGCCTTCATCCGCTCCGACGTCGAGATCCGCGGCGAGGTCGAGCAGGACGTCCTGGGACGCATCCTCGGCCTGGGTGAAGGCACCGTCGCGGTCGAGGTTCACGACGGGGTCGTCACCCTGCGGGGTCACGTCCCGGAACCACGTCTCGTCCCGGTGGTCGTGGGCCTGTGCCAGGGCGTCGACGGCGTTGTCGCGGTGGACGCCCACCTCGCCGCCGCCCGGGCGGGCTAGCCAGCACTGCCGTAAAACTCCCGCCCTTCCGGGCAAGCATGGCAGCGCATGCCAGAAGTCATAAAGGCGTTCGCCGACGCCAGTTTCTTCACAGGGGAAGTCGTTGCCGAGGGTAGCCACGCTGCCGCAGTCGTGCGCACACGACGGTGTTGGAGATGCGGCCTTGTGTGGCTGCCTCCACGATGAGGTCATGGTTCCCGTGGGTCCTGCGGACCGTTTCGATGCGTTTCGGGCCCTAGGGCGTGTTGCGAAAGGAGCTCCGTCCGCCCGCAGGGCGGGGCCTGCGGCGTCTGGTGCCTGCGATCGCAAGGCGGAGGATCATCCCCGTACTGGACGTACGTGGATGACTCCGACAACGCAGCGAGCGTGCGTGCCAGACGCCGCGGGTCAGGAGGGACTTTCGCAACACGCCCTAGCCGACCGGCGTGGGCAGCCAGGAGACCGGTTGATCGCATCGCTGGCAGAAGCCAGGGCAGGAACGGCCGACAGCCCCGGCAACCGGGCTCCGGCCGTTGCCGCCGGTTTCGGCCTGCCTTCTGCCGCCGCGCTCGGACCGGCTCTCTACTACGCGGACCTCGCCGCCCCGCGCGGTCGGCGTCACGTGGAAGGCGCCGGGTCGTACGTCGCGGGTGAGGAGACCGCCCTGACCGCAGGCCTGGAAGGCGGCCGTCTCGGCGAGGCCAAGCTCTACCGGGAGCGGTTCGCCACGCCAGACGGGCGGGCCCACCTCGCCGCGGCGGCCTACCTTCCACCCGGTGAACAGCCCGACGACGACTATCCGCTTGTCCTGGTGACCGGGCGGCGCTGGGCGCACTACAACTCCGGCAGCATGACCCGACGCGGCGGCAACCTCGCACTCGATCCGGTCGACTACCTCGACCTCCACCCCGACGACGCCATCCGGTACGAGGTGCGGGACGGCGCGCAGCTCACCGTGGAGAGCCGACACGGGTGGGCCCGGCTCACCACCCGGGTCAGCGAACAGACAGCCCCCGGCCAGGTTTTCTGTTCCTTCCACTTCCCCACGAGCGGAGTGAACCGGCTCGCCTCCGATCACGCGGACACGGTCACATCCTGCCCCGAGTACAAGGTCACCGCGGTACGCGTGGCCACGCCGTGACCGCGTCCCTCCAAGGTGGCCGACCATGGGTACCGGAACCCCCGTACTGACGCCCGATGACGGGGGCCGCGGGCCGACGGCCACGAGCGGGGCACGCGGCCCTGTGGTGCAGACCCTGCCAGTCGAGGAGGTCTTCACCGCGCTGGACACGTCCCCGCGGGGACTGGCGTCGGGGGCCGTGGCGTTGCGGCGCGACCGGGTCGGGCCCAACGAGCTGCCGGCCGCCAGGGGCGGGGGGCTGTGGCGTGACCTCGCCGGGCAGTTCACCGACCTCTTCGCCATCGTGCTGCTCGTCGCGTCGGCGATCACGTTCGTGGTCTACGGGCTGCAGGAGCCCCGGGATGTGGGCACACTCCAGCTGGCCGTGGCGATCCTCGCCGTGGTGCTGCTGAATGCGGCCATCGGCTTTGCGCAGGAGTATTCCGCCGAGCGCACGGCGGAGTCGCTGCAGGCGATGGTGCCGCACACCTGCCGGGTGCTGCGCGACGGGGAGCCCCGGGAGCTGCCCGCGCGTGACCTGGTGCCCGGAGATGTCGTCGTCCTGGAAGCCGGGGACGCGGTGTCGGCGGACTGCCGTCTTGTCGAGGCGCACGAGGTCTCGGTGAACAACGCGGCCCTGACGGGGGAGAGCGATGCCGTCGGGCGTACCGGCGAGCCGGTGGCGGGCGGCCCAGTGCTGCGGGCCCGTAACTGTGTCTTCATGGGCACCGATATCGTGGCGGGCTCCGCGAAGGCCGTGGTGTTCGCCACCGGTGCGGCGACGGAGTTCGGGCGCGTCTTCCGGCTGGCCGCCGCGGCGCCGCGTCAGAAGACCCCGCTGCAGCGCCAGGTCGCCTCGATGGCCCGTCGGGTGGCTGGCGCGGCGCTGGCGATCGGGGCGGCCCTGTTCGCGGTGCGCGTGCCCACAGGGCAGCCGTTCGTGGAGACCTTCGTGTTCGCGCTCGGTGTGATGGTCGCGCTCGTCCCCGAAGGACTGCCGGCGACCCTGTCGGTGTCGCTGGCGATCGGCGTACGACGCATGGCCCGTCGGCACGCGCTGGTCAAGCAGTTGCTGGCAGTCGAGGCGCTTGGGTCCACCACCGTCATCTGCACGGACAAGACCGGGACGCTCACCCAGGCCGAGATGACCGTCGTGCAGGTGTGGGCCGGTGGCGTGCCGCACGCCGTGTCCGGGGTGGGGTACGCCCCCGTCGGCGAGGTGGCCGATCCACGGCCGGTGCGCGAACTGCTCCGGGCCGCGGGACTGTGCTGCAACGCCCGGCTGGTCCCGCCGATGGGTCGCGAAGGGTGGCAGGTGCTCGGCGACACCACCGAGGGCGCCCTGCTCGTCGCGGCGGTGAAGGCCGGGCTGGACCTGGCTGACGAGGAAGCTGCCGCGCCACGCGTGGCGGAGTTCCCTTTCGACTCGGCACGCAAGCTGATGAGCACCGTGCACAAAGACGCCAACGGACGCGGCCGCGCGTATGTCAAGGGCGCGCCGCAGGAGCTGCTCGCCCGCTGCACCGCCATCGATTGGAGGGGAACGCGGCAGCCGCTGACCGATGAACTGCGTGCCGTGGTGACGGCCGCCAACGACCACCTGGCCTCCCAAGGGCTACGCGTCCTGGCGGCGGCATCTCGGCCCCTGGCCCGCTCCCACCCTGCCCGGGGCGAGGTCGAATCGGAGCTCACCCTTCTGGGTCTGGTCGGCATGCTCGATCCGCCGCGGCCAGAGGTCAGCGACGCCGTCGACGCCTGCCGACGGGCCGGG
This DNA window, taken from Streptomyces sp. SCSIO 30461, encodes the following:
- a CDS encoding CBS domain-containing protein, which translates into the protein MLHRRTVGDVMTAEVVTLRPSTPLQEVTALLDVNDIVAAPVVDDHGAPIGVVSASDVLRHETGLPDPQGQDGNDERAWGKARARTAGALMSSPVFTARADWTIPWAARELRRRHVKQLPVVGDDGRLTGIVSRSDLLDAFIRSDVEIRGEVEQDVLGRILGLGEGTVAVEVHDGVVTLRGHVPEPRLVPVVVGLCQGVDGVVAVDAHLAAARAG
- a CDS encoding universal stress protein gives rise to the protein MEDRARDVLLDAATKVALLVFDARRRGGHAGMQLGPVNHAVPHHDPRPVALVPHH
- a CDS encoding cyclic nucleotide-binding domain-containing protein gives rise to the protein MNSTFLHGLPTEGQDHLMACSHEVSFPAGTRIFNEGDPADRFWIIRTGAVTLDLQAHGRRAATVETLGHGDLLGWSWLVPPYAWRLGAEAFSLVRAHEFDAKAVRGLCEVDPAFGLALTRRVLEVVTHRLQATRIRLLDLYAPHGSGVTQVLQ
- a CDS encoding aconitase family protein; the encoded protein is MLTAPDRRTIANMVPEYGAMSAFFPVDEETLDRLRRTGRTEAEAAQVRDYWSRRRLMRSGAEPAFGRTTNFDLGEVGPGLAGPGRPDQRISLGELPTSFAALHAGEVRTEAGVSDGDVVIAAITSCTSLEVRVVRSPRPVPGPVGDLRHVGAVDADPVVVADQGVLHPLA
- a CDS encoding phosphoketolase family protein is translated as MPVDTQQAPPAELADEELAALDAHWRAANYLSVGQIYLMANPLLTEPLRPDHVKPRLLGHWGTSPGLNLVHTHLNRVIRARELHALCIWGPGHGGPAVLANSWLEGSYTQTYPDITRDGAGMARLFKQFSFPGGVPSHVAPETPGSIHEGGELGYSLSHAYGAALDNPSLLVACVIGDGEAETGPLAASWHSNKFLDPVNDGAVLPILHLNGYKIANPTVLARLPESELDALLHGYGHDPIHVTGDDPTAVHRAMAHAMDTALDRIAAVQRAAREHGATERPHWPVIVLRTPKGWTGPAEVDGLPVEGTWRAHQVPLAAVRDNPEHLRQLEEWLRSYRPDELFDEHGSPRPQVLACIPDGARRLGATVHANGGLLLRELPLPPLEKHAVPVDKPGATLHEPTRVLGGLIEDVMRATAGRRDFRLVGPDETASNRLQAVYGASGKAWQAGILEVDEHLDRHGRVMEILSEHTCQGWLEGYLLTGRHGLFSCYEAFVHIVDSMVNQHIKWLRVTRRLPWRAPIASLNYLLTSHVWRQDHNGFSHQDPGFIDHVLNKSPEVVRVYLPPDANTLLSVAGHVLRSRNSVNVVVAGKQLCFDWLTMEQARVHCARGAGIWEWAGTENDSREPDVVLACAGDVPTQEVLAAAQLLRRHLPELSVRVVNVVDIARLMPSEQHPHGMSDFEFEGLFTRDKPVIFAYHGYPWLIHRLTYRRAGHANLHVRGYNEYGTTTTPFDMVVRNDLDRYRLVTDVIDRVPGLAVRAAVLRQRMEHTLVRHHDWIRVHGTDMPEVADWAWDGPR
- a CDS encoding Hsp20/alpha crystallin family protein is translated as MVVLARKQKFPFPDLPDWFEAFPARFTMPAMADLYPMKMEEYTEEGRYVVRAELPGIDVKDLDVTVDDCVLTIKAERTEREVDKHRSEIRYGSLTRSLTLPKNADENDVRAEYADGMLTVSVGLGEEKPEPKHIEIKHTT
- a CDS encoding molybdopterin dinucleotide binding domain-containing protein; this translates as MIASLAEARAGTADSPGNRAPAVAAGFGLPSAAALGPALYYADLAAPRGRRHVEGAGSYVAGEETALTAGLEGGRLGEAKLYRERFATPDGRAHLAAAAYLPPGEQPDDDYPLVLVTGRRWAHYNSGSMTRRGGNLALDPVDYLDLHPDDAIRYEVRDGAQLTVESRHGWARLTTRVSEQTAPGQVFCSFHFPTSGVNRLASDHADTVTSCPEYKVTAVRVATP
- a CDS encoding cation-transporting P-type ATPase, whose translation is MGTGTPVLTPDDGGRGPTATSGARGPVVQTLPVEEVFTALDTSPRGLASGAVALRRDRVGPNELPAARGGGLWRDLAGQFTDLFAIVLLVASAITFVVYGLQEPRDVGTLQLAVAILAVVLLNAAIGFAQEYSAERTAESLQAMVPHTCRVLRDGEPRELPARDLVPGDVVVLEAGDAVSADCRLVEAHEVSVNNAALTGESDAVGRTGEPVAGGPVLRARNCVFMGTDIVAGSAKAVVFATGAATEFGRVFRLAAAAPRQKTPLQRQVASMARRVAGAALAIGAALFAVRVPTGQPFVETFVFALGVMVALVPEGLPATLSVSLAIGVRRMARRHALVKQLLAVEALGSTTVICTDKTGTLTQAEMTVVQVWAGGVPHAVSGVGYAPVGEVADPRPVRELLRAAGLCCNARLVPPMGREGWQVLGDTTEGALLVAAVKAGLDLADEEAAAPRVAEFPFDSARKLMSTVHKDANGRGRAYVKGAPQELLARCTAIDWRGTRQPLTDELRAVVTAANDHLASQGLRVLAAASRPLARSHPARGEVESELTLLGLVGMLDPPRPEVSDAVDACRRAGIRIVMVTGDHPLTAEAVARRVGIVRQPTPTVVTGTRLDALDDDSLNALLAASGELLLCRVSPEHKMRVVTTLQQRGEVVAVTGDGANDAPALKHADIGVAMGVSGTDVAREAAVMVLLDDSFASITTAVRLGRSVYQNIRKFLVYLFSHNIAELVPILAATFTGFPLVPITAVQILAIDLGSDVLPALALGVEPPEPDVMDRPPRSRRERLFSTAVMGRILFLGGIQSLGVTAVFFWHINASGIPYSDFTEDDTVYREAITMVQAGIVVSQFFNALAVRTDRQSVFRIGLLSNPWLIAAGCFGITLMAAISYLPPLQALFNTAPLDAADWAILAGFGALLLTAEEIRKWWLRRRRPTSSKGET